The sequence AGCAGGTCGGCCCACACGCCGTCGCTCTGCGGGCCGTAGATCCGCTGCACGGCACGGTGCGCCTCCGCGAGATCGGGCCGGGCCAGGCCGGCGATCATGGTGGCGTTCGTGGTCATGGGAGTGCCTCTCCGGGATTCCTGGGGTCCGATCGGCCGTTCCGGCCGCGATCTGAGCAGTCCAGACTGTGGGGGTGGCGAACTTCTCCCCCGGATTCCACGGCCGGCGCCGACCGGTCGCGACTGGCCTGCTCCCGCCCGGCCAGTACCCGACCGACGGCTTCCCGGTGCTCTCCGCCGGTCCGACGCCCCGCGTCCTTCCGGACGCCTGGGAGTTCTCGCTGACGACCGAGGACGGCACCCGCCGTACCTGGTCGTGGGCCGAACTGCAGGCGCTGCCGCACGCGACGCCGACCGTCGACATCCACTGCGTCACCAAGTGGTCGAAGTTCGGCACGAGCTGGGAAGGCGTCTCGTTCGACACGCTGCTGGACGGCGTCGAGACCGCGGCGCCGTACGCGCTCGTGCACAGCTACGGCGGTTACACGACGAACCTGCCGCTGGCCGACCTGCGC is a genomic window of Cryptosporangium phraense containing:
- a CDS encoding molybdopterin-dependent oxidoreductase — translated: MANFSPGFHGRRRPVATGLLPPGQYPTDGFPVLSAGPTPRVLPDAWEFSLTTEDGTRRTWSWAELQALPHATPTVDIHCVTKWSKFGTSWEGVSFDTLLDGVETAAPYALVHSYGGYTTNLPLADLRGGKAWIVFSFDGKPLDPEHGGPARLLVPHLYFWKSAKWVRRVELLTTEKKGFWERVGYHNYGDPWREQRYDGD